GACGGATCCGGACGGCTACTGGGGGCAGGGCATCCTCGGCTGAGACGCGGCTAGTACAGTGAACGGGGAATTCTGACTGTCACCAGGTATGTGACCGTCACCACCTGTTGTGTAAGGAGCACACCACCCGTGAGTGAATCAGCCGTGAGCACCACCCCCGCCGCCCCCGTGACCTTCACGGTCCCGGCGGGCGAGTCCGCCGGTGCCGCCATGCGTCCGCTGGAACTGCCCAACAAGGGTCCCGAGGCTGTCGTCTGCGTGAAGGACGCCGACGGTAACCTGCGTGACCTCGCCTTCACTCCGGAGACCGACACCGAGGTCACCGCCGTCCCGGCCAACACCGACGACGGGCGTGGCGTGATCCGCCACTCCTGCGCCCACGTCCTGGCCCAGGCCGTGCAGAAGGAGTTCCCCGGCACGAAGCTGGGGATCGGTCCGGCGATCGAGGACGGCTTCTACTACGACTTCGAGCCCGCCGAGCCCTTCACCCCCGAGGACCTGAAGAAGCTCGAGAAGGTGATGAAGAAGATCATCAAGTCGGGCCAGAAGTTCGAGCGCAAGGCCTATGACTCGGTGGAGGACGCCCGCCTGGAGTACCTCCAGGAGCCGTTCAAGCTGGAGCTCGTCGACGACAAATCCCGCGGCGACATCCCCGACGGCGATGCCTCGGTGGAGGTCGGCGAGGGTGAGCTCACCGCCTACTCCAACGTGAACCCGCGGACCGGCGAGGTCGAGTGGTACGACCTGTGCCGCGGCCCGCACGTCCCGACGACCCGGTACATCCCGGCGTTCGCCCTCACCCGTACCTCCGCCGCCTACTGGCGCGGCGACCAGTCCAAGGCCGGCCTGCAGCGCATCTACGGCACCGCGTGGGAGTCGAAGGAGGCGCTCGACGCCTACCAGACCCGCATCGCGGAGGCGGAGAAGCGCGACCACCGTCGCCTCGGCCAGGAGCTGGACCTGTTCAGCTTCCCCGACGAGATCGGCTCCGGCTTCCCGGTCTTCCACCCGGACGGGGCGATCGTGCGGTTCGAGATGGAGGAGCACTCGCGTCGCCGGCACCTCGCCAGCGGCTACTCCTTCGTCAACACCCCGCACATCACCAAGGGTGACCTGTTCAAGAAGTCGGGGCACCTCGACTGGTACGCCGACGGCATGTTCCCGCCCATGAAGCTCGACGAGGAGCGGGACGCCGACGGCAACATCACCAAGCAGGCCGTCGACTACTACGCCAAGCCGATGAACTGCCCGATGCACAACCTCATCTTCGCCTCCCGCGGCCGGTCCTACCGCGAACTGCCGCTGCGGCTGTTCGAGTTCGGCACCGTCTACCGCTACGAGAAGTCCGGTGTGATCCACGGCCTGACCCGCGCCCGCGGCTTCACCCAGGACGACGCGCACATCTACTGCACCGAGGACCAGCTCGAGACCGAGCTGACCTCCGTGCTCGAGTTCATCATCTCGCTGCTCAAGGACTACGGTCTCGACGACTTCTACCTGGAGCTGTCGACCAAGGACCCGAACAAGTACATCGGTGACGACGACGTGTGGGAGCGCTCCACCGAGACGCTGCGTTCCGTCGCCGAGAAGTCCGGCCTCGAGCTGGTCCCGGACCCGGCCGGTGCGGCGTTCTACGGCCCGAAGATCTCGGTCCAGGCCCGGGACGCCATCGGCCGTACCTGGCAGATGTCCACCCTGCAGCTGGACTTCAACCTGCCGGAGCGTTTCGACCTGGAGTACACCGCCCCCGACGGTTCGAAGCAGCGTCCGGTGATGATCCACCGTGCCCTGTTCGGGTCGATCGAGCGGTTCTTCGCCGTCCTGCTGGAGCACTACGCCGGTGCGTTCCCCGCCTGGCTGGCCCCGCACCAGGTCACCGGCATCCCCGTCGCCGACGAGTTCACCCCGTACCTCGAGGAGCTCATCGCCGAGCTGCGCGGCCACGGCGTCCGCGCCGCGGTGGACACCTCCGACGACCGGATGCAGAAGAAGATCCGCAACCACACCACCGGCAAGGTCCCCTTCATGCTGCTGGCCGGTGGCCGGGACGTCGAGGCGAACGCGGTGAGCTTCCGCTTCCTCGACGGCTCCCAGGTCAACGGGGTGCCGCGGGAGGACGCCGTGCGCGTGATCGCGGACTGGGTCGCCTCCCGCCGTAACCAGCAGCCGAGCGGAGAGAGCATTGCAGAGTTCCTCTGACCCGCGGGACAGTGACCGGCGCGACAGCGACCGGCCGGCTCCCGTGACGGACACCGGTGCCGGCGTCCCCGACCGCCTCGAGCGGCTGTGGGCGCCCTACCGGTCGTCCTACGTCAGCAGCAACGGGCGGTCGGCCGATCCTTTCGTCGACCTGCCCGCGGGCACGGACGAGGACGGTCTCATCGTGGCGCGCGGGGCCGAGGTGTTCTGCATTCTGAACCTCTACCCGTACAATCCTGGTCACATGATGGTCATCCCGTACCGTCCGGTCGCCTCCTATGAGGACCTGACGGAATCGGAGACCGCCGAATTCGCCGCCTTCACCAAGACGGCGTTGCGTGTGCTGCACCGCGTGTCCCACCCGGACGCGGTGAACGTCGGCATGAACCTCGGGAAAGCCTCGGGGGGTTCGGTCCCCGGTCACCTGCACCAGCACATCGTGCCGCGGTGGCAGGGCGACGCGAACTTCATGACGGTCCTGGACGGGACGAAGGTGCTCGTCCAGGCACTGTCGGAGACCAGGGCACTGCTGGCGCAGGCGTGGCGGCAGTGTGATGAGGGTGGCAAGACGGAGGAGACGGAGTAATGCTCAGTGTGCACGGACGGCGTCCGGCGGCGGTCGTCATCGAACCGATCGCCCGACGGCTGGTGTCGTGGGGGGTGACCCCCAACGTGGTCACCATCGCCTCGACGACCGTCGCTGTGGTGCTGTCGGTCGCACTGATCCCGACGGGCTGGCATTTCCTCGCCGCCGTGCTGCTCGGCGTGGCGGTCGCCAGCGACATGATCGACGGCACGATGGCGCGGATGCGCGGCGGCGGAACCCGGTTCGGCGCCACGCTGGACGCCTCCTGCGACCGCATCACCGACGGGGTGCTCTTCGGGTCGATCGCCTGGTGGATG
This is a stretch of genomic DNA from Corynebacterium nuruki S6-4. It encodes these proteins:
- the thrS gene encoding threonine--tRNA ligase, yielding MRPLELPNKGPEAVVCVKDADGNLRDLAFTPETDTEVTAVPANTDDGRGVIRHSCAHVLAQAVQKEFPGTKLGIGPAIEDGFYYDFEPAEPFTPEDLKKLEKVMKKIIKSGQKFERKAYDSVEDARLEYLQEPFKLELVDDKSRGDIPDGDASVEVGEGELTAYSNVNPRTGEVEWYDLCRGPHVPTTRYIPAFALTRTSAAYWRGDQSKAGLQRIYGTAWESKEALDAYQTRIAEAEKRDHRRLGQELDLFSFPDEIGSGFPVFHPDGAIVRFEMEEHSRRRHLASGYSFVNTPHITKGDLFKKSGHLDWYADGMFPPMKLDEERDADGNITKQAVDYYAKPMNCPMHNLIFASRGRSYRELPLRLFEFGTVYRYEKSGVIHGLTRARGFTQDDAHIYCTEDQLETELTSVLEFIISLLKDYGLDDFYLELSTKDPNKYIGDDDVWERSTETLRSVAEKSGLELVPDPAGAAFYGPKISVQARDAIGRTWQMSTLQLDFNLPERFDLEYTAPDGSKQRPVMIHRALFGSIERFFAVLLEHYAGAFPAWLAPHQVTGIPVADEFTPYLEELIAELRGHGVRAAVDTSDDRMQKKIRNHTTGKVPFMLLAGGRDVEANAVSFRFLDGSQVNGVPREDAVRVIADWVASRRNQQPSGESIAEFL
- a CDS encoding HIT family protein — encoded protein: MQSSSDPRDSDRRDSDRPAPVTDTGAGVPDRLERLWAPYRSSYVSSNGRSADPFVDLPAGTDEDGLIVARGAEVFCILNLYPYNPGHMMVIPYRPVASYEDLTESETAEFAAFTKTALRVLHRVSHPDAVNVGMNLGKASGGSVPGHLHQHIVPRWQGDANFMTVLDGTKVLVQALSETRALLAQAWRQCDEGGKTEETE